Proteins co-encoded in one Melioribacteraceae bacterium genomic window:
- a CDS encoding YifB family Mg chelatase-like AAA ATPase — MFSKIISAATFGIDAYIVEVETHSERQLPSITIVGLPDNAVKESRERVTAALKNSGFEFPLKKITVNLAPADIKKEGSAFDLPIAIGILAANESIEMDRLDTMMFLGELSLDGSLRKIKGSLPIAVEAKRIGICRIALPIDSVKEASIVEGIDVFGLSSLGEVVEFISEPEKFKPVKTDRADIFAGVNNYSLDFSDVKGQENVKRALEIAAAGGHNILMIGPPGSGKTMLAKRLPSILPPLTFEEALSTTKIHSVAGILPKDKALITERPFRNPHHTISDAALIGGGSVPRPGEVSFAHHGVLFLDELPEFKKNVLEVLRQPLEDSRVTISRSKMSVEFPANFMLAAAMNPCPCGYFTDPNKECTCNTGQIQKYMSRISGPLLDRIDIHIEVPSVKFKDLASGSSGERSEFIRNRVVDARKVQFKRFENLPNVYCNADMGTKELRKFCRIDSSSEDLLKMAMTRLGLSARAYDRIIKVSRTIADLEMSESILPQHISEAIQYRSLDRELWGH; from the coding sequence ATGTTTTCGAAAATAATCTCTGCAGCTACTTTTGGAATTGATGCTTATATAGTCGAGGTTGAAACTCACAGCGAAAGGCAACTCCCCTCAATTACAATTGTCGGTCTCCCAGATAATGCTGTAAAAGAAAGTAGAGAAAGAGTAACAGCCGCATTAAAAAATTCAGGATTCGAATTCCCGCTTAAAAAAATAACAGTCAATCTCGCTCCGGCGGATATAAAAAAAGAGGGGAGTGCATTCGACCTTCCGATAGCGATCGGGATACTTGCCGCAAATGAATCGATCGAGATGGACCGCCTCGATACAATGATGTTTCTTGGAGAACTTTCTCTTGATGGCTCCCTAAGGAAAATCAAAGGGTCTCTTCCAATCGCAGTTGAAGCTAAAAGAATCGGAATTTGCCGTATTGCACTTCCTATCGATTCTGTCAAAGAAGCTTCGATTGTAGAAGGAATAGATGTGTTCGGATTATCTTCACTTGGCGAAGTGGTCGAATTTATTTCGGAACCTGAAAAGTTTAAACCGGTTAAAACTGACCGGGCCGATATTTTTGCCGGTGTAAATAATTATTCACTCGATTTTTCAGACGTTAAAGGTCAGGAAAATGTGAAACGCGCTCTTGAGATTGCTGCTGCGGGAGGTCATAATATTCTGATGATCGGTCCTCCCGGATCCGGAAAAACTATGCTTGCAAAGCGGTTACCCTCAATTCTTCCACCGCTTACATTTGAAGAAGCACTCTCTACTACTAAGATCCATTCTGTTGCCGGTATACTTCCGAAGGATAAAGCTTTGATTACGGAAAGACCATTCCGCAATCCTCATCACACTATTTCTGATGCAGCCCTTATCGGCGGTGGTTCAGTACCCAGGCCGGGTGAAGTCTCCTTTGCTCACCATGGAGTCTTATTCCTGGATGAACTGCCGGAATTTAAAAAGAATGTACTGGAAGTTTTAAGACAACCTTTGGAGGATTCCAGAGTTACGATAAGCCGTTCGAAAATGTCTGTTGAATTCCCGGCTAATTTTATGCTGGCTGCAGCTATGAATCCTTGTCCTTGCGGTTATTTCACAGATCCGAACAAGGAATGCACTTGCAATACCGGCCAGATCCAGAAATATATGTCAAGAATTTCCGGACCGTTACTCGATCGGATTGATATTCATATCGAAGTTCCTTCAGTTAAATTCAAGGACCTCGCTTCCGGCTCCAGTGGTGAAAGATCGGAATTCATTCGAAACCGGGTTGTTGATGCCAGAAAGGTTCAGTTTAAAAGGTTTGAAAATTTACCTAATGTTTATTGTAATGCAGACATGGGTACTAAAGAGCTTCGAAAATTCTGCAGAATCGATTCTTCCTCAGAAGATCTATTAAAAATGGCAATGACCAGACTCGGATTATCTGCGCGGGCATATGACCGGATTATCAAGGTAAGCAGGACTATTGCGGATCTGGAAATGTCCGAAAGTATTTTACCACAGCATATAAGTGAGGCAATTCAATACCGTAGTCTTGACAGAGAATTATGGGGCCATTAA
- the rpmG gene encoding 50S ribosomal protein L33: MAKSKNIRQIIVLESSAGTGYRYSTKKNKRNHPNRVEYKKYDPIARKHVVFKETK, translated from the coding sequence ATGGCAAAATCAAAAAATATCAGACAGATAATAGTTCTTGAAAGCAGTGCCGGAACCGGTTATCGTTATTCTACCAAAAAGAATAAAAGAAATCATCCTAATCGAGTTGAATATAAAAAGTACGATCCGATCGCTCGTAAACACGTAGTATTTAAAGAAACTAAATAA
- the secE gene encoding preprotein translocase subunit SecE → MKEKIINFVNDVVKEMKKVTWPTRDELKESTSIVIVVCLILAAFTYVIDMTVTQILKGIF, encoded by the coding sequence ATGAAAGAAAAAATTATCAACTTTGTTAATGATGTGGTTAAGGAAATGAAAAAAGTTACCTGGCCTACAAGAGATGAATTGAAGGAATCTACTTCAATTGTTATTGTTGTTTGCCTCATTCTTGCCGCATTTACTTATGTTATCGACATGACCGTAACTCAAATTTTAAAGGGAATTTTCTAG
- the nusG gene encoding transcription termination/antitermination protein NusG, producing the protein MENEKSKWYVVRTFSGHENKVKSLIENELRDNDELRARIFEVLVPTEKVFEVKDGKKKTKKKNFFPGYILVCADLDIKAKDFIINTPSVMGFLGSQNNPIPLQHDEVKRIVGRISQNDETERTETIFRSGDFVKIIDGPFNNFSGVIQEVNEEKMKIKVMVSIFGRKTPVEIDFVQAELEK; encoded by the coding sequence TTGGAAAATGAAAAATCAAAATGGTATGTGGTTCGTACTTTCTCCGGTCATGAGAACAAAGTTAAATCATTGATTGAAAATGAGCTTCGCGACAATGATGAACTTAGAGCCAGAATATTCGAAGTCCTCGTCCCTACTGAAAAGGTCTTTGAGGTTAAAGACGGCAAGAAAAAAACGAAAAAGAAAAATTTCTTCCCGGGGTATATACTCGTATGTGCCGACCTCGATATAAAGGCCAAGGACTTTATTATAAATACTCCTTCGGTTATGGGATTCCTGGGTTCGCAGAATAATCCGATTCCGCTTCAGCACGATGAAGTTAAAAGAATTGTTGGAAGAATCTCCCAGAACGATGAAACGGAAAGGACCGAAACAATATTCCGTTCCGGCGATTTCGTTAAAATTATTGACGGCCCGTTCAATAATTTCTCAGGTGTTATCCAGGAAGTAAATGAAGAAAAAATGAAAATTAAAGTAATGGTATCAATCTTCGGCAGAAAAACTCCTGTCGAAATTGATTTCGTTCAAGCTGAATTAGAGAAATAA
- the rplK gene encoding 50S ribosomal protein L11, with product MAKKVDGFIKLQIPAGQANPSPPVGPALGQKGVNIMEFCKQFNARTSDKQGLIIPVVITVYSDKSFTFITKTPPAAVLLKKIVKVEKGSAEPNKTKVAKVSKAQLKEIATIKMPDLNAHDVDQAVSMIAGTARSMGITVED from the coding sequence ATGGCAAAGAAAGTAGATGGATTTATTAAGTTGCAAATTCCCGCAGGTCAGGCTAATCCTTCTCCACCGGTTGGACCAGCGTTAGGTCAAAAGGGTGTTAATATTATGGAGTTCTGTAAGCAGTTTAACGCCAGAACTTCCGATAAGCAGGGTTTGATTATTCCGGTTGTTATAACTGTCTATTCCGATAAATCATTCACGTTTATCACAAAAACTCCCCCTGCTGCTGTACTCTTAAAGAAAATTGTAAAGGTAGAAAAAGGCTCGGCCGAACCTAATAAAACTAAAGTTGCTAAGGTTTCTAAAGCCCAGCTTAAGGAAATTGCAACAATTAAAATGCCCGACCTTAATGCTCATGACGTTGATCAGGCAGTTAGTATGATAGCCGGAACAGCACGCAGCATGGGAATTACAGTAGAAGATTAA
- the rplA gene encoding 50S ribosomal protein L1, with protein sequence MKLAKRIKTIREKVDTTKEYTLEEAVKLLKENSKVKFNESLDCAIRLGVDPRHADQMIRGTVSLPHGTGKKVTVLVVAKGALAEEALKAGAEYAGFEEYIEKIKNGWAEVDVIIATPDVMGEVGKLGKVLGPKGLMPNPKSGTVTPDVVKAVKEVKAGKIEFRVEKAGIIHTSLGKLNFSPEQLVDNTRAFLYTIIKMKPSSAKGQYVKSVFLSSTMGPGLRITKEEQSLSLK encoded by the coding sequence ATGAAATTAGCTAAAAGAATAAAAACGATTAGAGAAAAAGTAGATACTACTAAAGAGTATACTCTTGAAGAGGCCGTTAAACTTCTGAAAGAAAACTCCAAAGTAAAATTCAATGAATCTCTTGATTGCGCTATCCGCCTTGGTGTGGACCCACGCCATGCAGACCAGATGATCAGAGGTACAGTATCTCTGCCTCACGGAACCGGTAAAAAAGTTACTGTTCTTGTTGTTGCTAAAGGTGCTCTGGCCGAAGAAGCTTTGAAGGCCGGTGCCGAATATGCCGGATTCGAAGAGTATATCGAAAAGATTAAAAACGGATGGGCCGAAGTTGATGTTATTATCGCTACCCCGGATGTTATGGGTGAAGTTGGTAAACTCGGTAAGGTTCTCGGTCCGAAAGGTTTGATGCCGAATCCAAAGAGCGGTACTGTTACTCCGGATGTTGTTAAAGCCGTTAAAGAAGTTAAAGCAGGAAAAATTGAATTCAGAGTTGAAAAAGCAGGTATTATTCATACTTCACTGGGGAAACTGAATTTTTCTCCTGAACAGCTTGTTGATAATACCAGAGCTTTTCTGTATACAATTATTAAAATGAAACCTTCTTCTGCCAAAGGTCAGTATGTAAAGAGTGTTTTTCTTTCTTCTACAATGGGACCCGGTTTAAGAATCACTAAAGAAGAACAATCGTTATCGCTTAAATAA
- the rplJ gene encoding 50S ribosomal protein L10 — protein MKKTEKVEIVEKIKELVNNSSGMFLVDYRGVSVEDINKLRANFRKEGVTYKVFKNTLFKKALEQIGGFEKFNSQLVGMIGVAFAGENFVAPAKIIKKYFDDTKKFSFKGCYIDTAYYGADQLDTIASMPTKEEIIAGIIGSVASPATGIVGAINAVIRDLVSVIDEVGKKKAA, from the coding sequence ATGAAAAAAACAGAAAAAGTAGAGATCGTTGAAAAGATTAAAGAACTGGTAAACAATTCTTCCGGAATGTTTCTTGTTGATTATCGCGGCGTGTCCGTTGAGGATATCAATAAGCTTCGTGCAAACTTCCGTAAAGAAGGTGTTACCTATAAAGTCTTTAAAAATACTCTTTTCAAAAAAGCCCTTGAACAGATCGGGGGTTTCGAAAAATTTAATTCGCAGCTTGTCGGTATGATTGGTGTCGCATTTGCCGGGGAGAATTTTGTTGCCCCTGCAAAAATCATTAAGAAATATTTCGACGATACCAAGAAATTTAGTTTCAAAGGCTGCTATATCGATACCGCTTATTACGGTGCTGACCAGTTAGACACTATTGCTTCGATGCCTACCAAAGAGGAAATCATTGCGGGTATCATCGGAAGTGTTGCTTCGCCGGCTACCGGAATTGTTGGTGCTATTAATGCGGTTATACGTGATCTTGTCAGTGTTATTGATGAGGTCGGTAAAAAGAAAGCTGCATAA
- the rplL gene encoding 50S ribosomal protein L7/L12, whose product MSEKIAEIVEKIKALTLVEAAELKKALEDEFGVTAAAPMMMAGAPAAGAAAAPVEEQTEFDVILQAAGATKINVIKVVRAHTGLGLKEAKDLVDGAPQKVKEAISKDEAEKIKKELEEAGATVQVK is encoded by the coding sequence ATGTCGGAAAAAATTGCTGAAATTGTAGAAAAAATTAAAGCTCTCACATTAGTTGAAGCTGCTGAATTAAAGAAAGCATTAGAAGATGAATTTGGTGTTACTGCTGCTGCACCGATGATGATGGCCGGTGCCCCTGCTGCAGGTGCTGCTGCTGCTCCTGTAGAAGAACAAACCGAATTCGATGTTATTCTTCAGGCTGCCGGTGCTACTAAGATCAATGTCATTAAAGTTGTTCGTGCTCATACCGGTCTCGGACTTAAAGAAGCTAAAGATTTAGTTGATGGCGCTCCTCAGAAAGTTAAAGAAGCTATCTCTAAAGATGAAGCTGAAAAAATTAAGAAAGAACTGGAAGAAGCTGGAGCTACCGTTCAGGTTAAGTAA
- the rpoB gene encoding DNA-directed RNA polymerase subunit beta: MEKSKINKSNGRITFSSITSALKVPDLLNIQLESFEDFIQLKVQPSEREYKGLQGVFNQNFPILDNKEFYRLDFIEYYIEKPRFSIAECEERGLTYSAPLKAKLRLSTKDDETGEYVNTVEQEVYLGNLPFMTMRGTFIINGAERVIVSQLHRSPGVAFAQTLHPNGTPIYSARIIPFRGSWVEFATDINNVLYVYIDRRKKFPSTTLLRALGYENDEQILSLFDLIEEVTSKQLNVDKHSGRIVANDVIDHQTGEIYASKDTELNEEIILSIKGSSVQKIQLLSSETTLEQDLIINTLKKDTSKTKEEALYAIYRQLRSGEAPDVDTAVGLIDKLFFNEKRYDLGDVGRFRMNDKLGLNVDEKIRVLTVEDIIAIMKNIIKLKVGNVSVDDIDHLGNRRVRTVGEQLMQQYNVGLARMARTIKERMNMRDNENMQPQDLVNARTISSVINAFFGTNQLSQFMDQTNPLSELTHKRRVSALGPGGLTRERAGFEVRDVHHSHYGRLCPIETPEGPNIGLISSLTIYTRVNHYGFLETPYRKVKEGKVSGSIDYLSADQEDEFIIAQANAPLDEQNRFVLDRVKSRLKGEFPVIPPGEVHYMDVAPAQIVSAAAALIPFLEHDDANRALMGSNMQRQAVPLLVPKAPIVGTGMEQKIARDSRSIIVAEDSGVVEYADSRRIVVKYEVDENTSESLVSFDDERRVENSLTKFSGTNQETCFTQKPAVVTGQKIKKGDVLADGPAIENGELALGRNVSVAFMPWRGYNFEDAIVLSERLVADDVFTSIHIEEFELQVRETKRGEEELTRDIPNVSEEATKDLDENGIVREGAEVKEGDILIGKITPKGETDPTPEEKLLKAIFGDKAGDVKDASLKAPPGLKGTVIKTRLFSRKKKDAEAKKLEKKQLDQLEATFKKIREDHYSKLVKKLTRITEGKTTTGIRDLDGSVVLRSGTSIKESTFLDIEDITKLDYTKDWFERKNPNELIKQLYSNYFTILADIEEDYKREKLKIQSGDELPPGITQLAKVYVAKKRKVSVGDKMAGRHGNKGVVAKVVPVEDMPYHEDGTPVDIVLNPLGVPSRMNLGQLYETALGWVGQKLGVKFETPIFDGATVKDVEGWLEKAQLADGSKTWLYDGRSGEKFHQKVTTGYIYMMKLGHMVDDKIHARSIGPYSLITQQPLGGKAQFGGQRFGEMEVWALEGYGAAHVLQEILTVKSDDVSGRAKTYEAIVKGENIPEPNIPEAFNVMIKELQGLGLDIKIN, translated from the coding sequence TTGGAAAAATCAAAAATTAACAAAAGTAACGGACGTATTACTTTTTCTTCTATTACTTCAGCTCTTAAAGTTCCGGATCTTTTGAATATTCAATTGGAATCCTTTGAGGATTTTATTCAGCTCAAAGTCCAGCCGTCCGAAAGGGAATACAAAGGTTTGCAGGGTGTGTTTAATCAGAACTTTCCCATTCTCGACAATAAAGAATTTTATCGATTAGATTTTATCGAATATTATATCGAGAAGCCCCGCTTTTCGATTGCAGAATGTGAAGAAAGAGGCCTTACATATTCGGCACCATTAAAAGCAAAACTACGACTTTCTACAAAGGATGATGAAACAGGTGAATATGTAAATACTGTTGAACAGGAAGTCTATCTCGGAAATCTTCCGTTTATGACTATGCGCGGTACGTTTATTATTAATGGGGCTGAAAGAGTTATTGTAAGCCAGTTGCACCGTTCTCCCGGTGTAGCTTTTGCCCAGACACTCCATCCCAATGGAACACCGATCTATTCGGCTAGAATTATCCCTTTCCGCGGTTCTTGGGTTGAATTTGCAACAGATATTAATAATGTCCTTTACGTTTATATAGATCGAAGGAAAAAATTTCCTTCCACAACACTGCTTCGTGCTCTTGGATACGAAAACGATGAACAGATTTTGAGTCTGTTCGATCTCATCGAGGAAGTAACTTCTAAACAGCTTAATGTTGATAAACATTCAGGCAGGATTGTTGCTAACGATGTAATCGATCATCAGACAGGTGAGATTTATGCTTCCAAGGATACCGAACTTAATGAAGAAATTATTCTTAGCATAAAAGGATCCTCGGTTCAGAAGATTCAACTCTTAAGCTCCGAAACTACTCTTGAGCAGGATCTTATTATCAATACACTGAAAAAAGATACTTCTAAAACTAAAGAAGAAGCCTTATACGCAATCTATCGCCAGCTCCGTTCCGGTGAAGCTCCGGATGTTGATACAGCAGTTGGTTTGATTGATAAATTATTCTTTAATGAAAAGAGATACGATCTTGGTGATGTCGGCCGTTTTAGAATGAATGACAAACTTGGACTCAATGTTGACGAAAAGATTAGAGTTCTTACCGTCGAGGATATAATTGCTATCATGAAGAACATTATCAAACTTAAGGTTGGTAATGTTAGTGTCGACGATATCGATCATCTTGGCAATAGAAGAGTTAGAACTGTCGGCGAACAGCTAATGCAGCAGTATAATGTTGGACTTGCAAGAATGGCGCGTACTATAAAAGAAAGAATGAATATGCGCGACAACGAAAATATGCAGCCTCAGGATTTAGTTAATGCTAGAACAATCAGCAGCGTAATAAACGCTTTCTTCGGTACCAACCAGTTATCCCAGTTTATGGATCAGACTAATCCGCTTTCTGAGCTGACACATAAAAGAAGAGTCTCTGCATTAGGACCTGGCGGTCTTACCCGTGAAAGAGCCGGTTTCGAAGTTCGTGACGTTCACCATTCGCACTATGGAAGACTCTGTCCTATTGAGACGCCAGAAGGTCCGAACATCGGATTAATTTCGTCTCTTACAATTTATACACGTGTAAATCATTACGGATTTTTAGAAACACCTTATCGTAAAGTAAAAGAAGGAAAAGTCTCCGGAAGTATCGATTATTTGAGTGCTGATCAGGAGGATGAATTCATAATTGCTCAGGCAAATGCTCCGCTCGATGAACAGAATCGGTTCGTATTAGATAGAGTGAAATCAAGATTGAAAGGGGAATTCCCGGTTATACCTCCGGGCGAAGTCCATTACATGGATGTCGCCCCTGCTCAAATTGTAAGTGCCGCTGCTGCACTTATTCCGTTCCTTGAACATGACGATGCGAACAGAGCACTCATGGGTTCGAACATGCAGCGTCAGGCGGTTCCTCTGCTGGTTCCGAAAGCTCCAATTGTTGGAACCGGAATGGAACAGAAAATTGCCAGAGACAGTAGGTCAATTATTGTCGCTGAAGATAGTGGTGTTGTTGAATATGCGGATTCCCGTCGCATTGTTGTTAAATATGAAGTGGACGAAAATACTTCCGAATCACTAGTTAGTTTTGACGATGAAAGAAGAGTTGAAAACTCTCTCACAAAATTCTCCGGCACCAACCAGGAAACTTGCTTTACACAAAAACCTGCTGTTGTCACTGGTCAGAAAATTAAAAAAGGTGATGTACTTGCTGATGGACCGGCAATTGAAAATGGTGAGCTGGCACTCGGAAGAAACGTATCTGTCGCATTCATGCCTTGGAGAGGATATAACTTTGAAGATGCTATTGTGTTAAGTGAAAGACTCGTGGCGGATGACGTATTTACTTCGATTCACATAGAAGAGTTTGAACTTCAGGTAAGGGAAACCAAACGAGGTGAAGAGGAATTAACAAGGGATATTCCTAATGTTAGTGAAGAAGCTACAAAAGACCTGGATGAAAATGGAATTGTCCGAGAAGGCGCTGAGGTTAAAGAAGGTGATATTCTGATCGGGAAAATAACTCCCAAAGGTGAAACAGATCCTACTCCCGAAGAAAAACTTCTCAAGGCTATATTCGGGGATAAAGCTGGTGATGTCAAAGATGCATCTCTGAAAGCACCTCCCGGATTGAAAGGAACAGTAATTAAAACTCGCTTGTTCAGCAGGAAAAAGAAAGATGCTGAAGCTAAGAAATTGGAAAAGAAACAGCTCGATCAGCTTGAGGCAACATTTAAGAAGATCAGAGAAGATCATTATTCCAAATTAGTTAAAAAATTGACTAGGATTACAGAAGGTAAAACAACTACCGGTATCCGTGATCTGGATGGGTCGGTTGTCTTAAGAAGCGGTACTTCTATAAAAGAATCAACATTCCTTGATATCGAAGATATTACTAAACTTGATTATACAAAGGACTGGTTCGAACGGAAGAATCCGAATGAACTGATTAAACAGCTCTACTCAAATTATTTTACAATCCTTGCAGATATAGAAGAAGATTATAAACGCGAAAAACTGAAAATACAAAGCGGAGATGAATTACCTCCGGGTATTACTCAGCTTGCTAAAGTCTATGTTGCCAAGAAAAGAAAAGTTTCTGTCGGCGATAAAATGGCCGGACGTCATGGTAATAAAGGTGTTGTTGCCAAAGTTGTTCCGGTTGAAGATATGCCTTACCATGAAGACGGTACTCCAGTTGATATAGTTCTTAATCCGCTTGGTGTGCCTTCACGTATGAACCTCGGCCAGCTCTATGAAACAGCCCTCGGATGGGTTGGTCAGAAACTCGGCGTTAAATTTGAAACTCCGATTTTTGACGGCGCAACTGTAAAAGATGTTGAAGGTTGGCTCGAAAAGGCTCAACTCGCTGATGGAAGTAAAACCTGGTTGTATGATGGAAGATCCGGTGAGAAATTCCACCAGAAAGTTACAACCGGATATATCTATATGATGAAACTCGGTCACATGGTTGACGATAAAATACATGCTCGTTCTATCGGGCCATATTCATTAATTACTCAACAACCTCTTGGCGGAAAAGCTCAGTTCGGTGGTCAGAGATTTGGTGAAATGGAAGTTTGGGCTCTTGAAGGCTATGGCGCTGCTCACGTATTGCAGGAAATTCTGACTGTGAAAAGCGATGACGTCTCCGGAAGAGCTAAAACTTACGAGGCAATTGTTAAAGGCGAGAATATTCCCGAACCGAATATTCCTGAAGCATTTAACGTTATGATAAAAGAATTACAGGGCCTTGGCCTTGATATTAAAATTAATTAG